ttcgtaaattgcaatatgtaccgtaaagtgATCAATTAATAAGTTCATTTGTGCaattatgttaaatatttaaTGAagaattttgatttctcgtagaagtaatgtccacctcgtcGACTAATTTAGCACAATTGTTCTATTTGCCAaaggcatcttttttttttaatttggtacagctaacaaaaaaacaataaacaaagaAGCACCTGGTATAGTGCTCATGTTCACTCGATCCTTCCCACATAGCTGTTGATAGGTTCAGGAGCCCTGCATTTATTATAGACTGTTGGAACCCATCTGGAACACCAGGAAGTGCGAAGGCCGGTTTCATCAATGTGTTTTCCTGTAGGCTGATGCGTCGTTTCAACTACGCGAAATAGTCATCGCCCTCATCGAGGAGAGATGCATTCGTGCCGTATTCCCGCTTTCGAAAGTGGCTCATTAAGAATTTGTGACAGTTGTAGAGACGTTGGCCCATAATTCAACCTTAAAAGCTGCGATGTAAGCGAAGATACAGATCACTGTTTCTTATAGTACGCAAAGCCAGCGGTCTCCGCTTACCGCGGAGATGGTAACAGAAAAAGCGAGAGCATGCAGGGTTCATATTGTGAAACACTTCTTGAAGCACTTCGTCATTGGCTTCTGAGCTGCCACACCACTATTATCGCCGGGATCAAAGACTTGACGTGAAGATCGATAAGAAAACAACATgactgaagaagaaaaaaagtcatTCCAAACGTCGATATTTTTGAGAAATTTTCTTTCTTCGAGATATGCTTCCAACTTCGTACGCCGAATTACCTTACACCGTTTACAGGTGCCACATGTTGTATTGATTATTTTTTGCGTGTAAATTGATTTTTTAATCATCTTTCACACCGAATGGTCGATCGTGGCGATAACGGCGATGCGGCGACGAGCACACCACTTTTTGTTtggattttgtttttgttttcatataTTTTCTCGCCCTTCGTCGTTGGCTACCTGATCGGCGTGTCGCCGTTATAGCCAAGACCGACAACTCCATGTATGGAGAGATGAGCGCCCGAATTCACGTCACTACGCTATCTTTGTCATGGCAGCCTTGTCATTAGGTATGTTTGTTaatattctggggttttgcgtgcctgaaccacgacctgattatgaagcatgccgtaaagtgggggcactccggattaatcttgaccaacTGGAGCTCTTCATGTagcctgcacctaaatctaagtgcgcgGGCATTTTTCTATTTTGACCCATCGAAATGTCGTCGCCACTGCAGgtaatcgaacctgcgacctcatgcttagcagagCAATGCCATGGCTACTATAAGCTACCACGGCAGATGGCCATGTTTGTTTCGTGCCGGTTAGCGCAGCTACAAGGTCGTCCCGCCTTTCCAAAATAATGCATCATTGGCGCTACGTGCACATACTCGTAGAACTGCACTCTGTGCGACATGAACCCCTTTAAATGTTAGTTCTTTACCGCTAATCTGAGAGCAGGTACCGGCCTGACGTGATTTGGTCGGACGGCGACTGGGAGGCTCCGGACACTTACTGGAACAGCACGCAATTCCTCGCCTGGCTCTACAACGACAGTCCCGTACGAAACAGCGTGGTCGTGAACGACCGCTGGGGCATCAACACCAGCTGCCGACACGGCGACGTCTACGCCTGCCAGGACCACTACAATCCGGGAAAGCTCGTGCCCCACAAGTGGGAGAACGCCATGCCGCTGGACAAGGGTGAGTGTCGTCCGACGCTTCAATTCCTGGTTACCTTTCTCTTAGGTTACACGAGTGTAGATTAGAGTCCGGCGTTTTAGAAGGGGCTCACGCTTTCTCATGGGAGATACGGGAAATGAGTGAAAGTAAGGCCACGTACAaaacagatattttttttttcactttgcggGAACACAAGTAGCATTCACGAAATGTGTACAAATGAGTAATGCATTACTAGATTTGTAATCCGTCATATACAAATATAGAAATGAAGTTTCAACGGGAGCAATATTGTAACGCACAAGTTTCATGCTGGCAGCAGAACATTAGGTCAGGCAGAGATCAGTTTCTGTCTCGCTTACATTGCGTACACATACGAACGCTCAAACAGCGACAGATAGCTAGAGAAGCCAAGTAGCTCGTGCTTGTGTATTTGTTTTCCTGCCTCTGTAAAACGTTTCGCGCTTTCACACAAGATGCTTCCAAGCCAGTTTATCTTTCACAACCCGGTGTCATCACTTGACAGACGTAGACGCCACATCTCGGCTTCAGTCGCGCCCTTCTCGGCATCCCCTATTCGACTAATCTCACGCGCTTCACAAATACAACGAAGCGGACTTCAACGGCAGACATTTCGCACGCAGGCGACAAGAACGCGGGTGGCAGCTGGGGCTACCGCCGGAACGTTCACGTGACGCAGTACCTCACCATCGAGGAGCTCATCTACGAGCTCGTGTCCACAATCAGCTGCAACGGCAACCTGCTCTTCAACATCGGTCCCGCCAGCGACGGCACCATCTCGGCCGCGTTCGAAGAGCGCCTCACGCAGCTCGGTGCCTGGCTCGCCGTGAACGGAGAAGCGGTGTACGGTTCGCGGCCGTGGAAGCACCAGAGAGACCAGCTTGCGTCCCAAGTCTGGTACACGTCCAAGCCCGGCCAGCCACCCGCTGGACCCACCGTCTACGCCTTCGTACTGAAGTGGCCCAGAGGAAGCAACCTCACGCTTGGCGCCCTGGAGCTGACGGACGGAGCTAACATCACCATGCTCGGAGTTCCCGACCTCCGGCTTTCCAGCGCCGTGCGGAAGAACACCGAGAGTGGAGGCGGAACAACGGCGTTGGTGGTCACGTTGCCCCCTCTGACGCCGGACATCCTACCCACACCGTGGGCCTGGGTGCTCAAGGTGGAAGGAGCGGCATGAACAGTTTCGTCGGCTCGTTTGAGTCCCCGTTTGTATATGCATGCATTCCCAAGAGTGTGTCACAATGCATTATCGGTGCGTCAATTCACGAACGGCACTCGAACAGGGGCTGCACCTATAGGGAAGTTTTAGCGATTGCGTGGTCTAAATGTTTGCGTGAAATGAGTGGTTCAGTGGCGGAGTCCTTGACGCTACGTGAAATAAATGTGACGCGTCTACGCTAGTGCATTGTCTATATTTCTGCTCACTTGCTAACTTGTTTCACTTGCGGGCTATGTCCATCGCTTATTCTTTGCCCCAAAGTgattaaaagaaatgaaaaataaaatgggGCAAGCCCACACCACCTAGAGGTATGGCAGGTATAAAACCAATATaagataaatgaaaaggggttacCGAAGCAACCCAAAAGGAAATTGTGAGAAAGCCaatcaaatttttaaaaattggtcTCGGAGGCAAGCCAGTCAATTAGGAAAAACAAAATGCCAGCGCGCAATTAGTAAACAGTAAAAAGGGAGGAATGCAGGAGAAAAACAAGCTCCAGGAAAAAAATATTGGATGCCCCGACAGCGATCCGCAGAAACGCTCGATCCCATTTATTAGCAAGTCGCGCATTTGTCTGCGCCTCGCTGGTGTCGGGAAACAGGCAGAAGGTGGCCGGTCGATGATGGACGGCACAGCGCGGGCTATGTGTCTCTATAGTCCGCGGCGCTCACATTGTTGAAAAGCAGCGCTCCCAGTATCGCTGGCAATAGCGAAGTCTACTCCGTATAGTCCGCAATGCATGAAACGACGGGAAAATCCACGACGAgttgaaaaggaaagaaagaaaattgtacatgtttactgtgaaggggagcctttttttttctttttcgttattttatttcttaTGAGGATGGCATGCAAATCTCCCCTGTCACTTATCATCCTCGCTTTCGCCATCGCACGAGCCCGACAGTTCGTGATCGTAAACGAAGTAATAGCAACGTTTGGACGACAACAGTGCGGTTGCTTCACTGAGGATGTGTCTATCTCGGAACTGCCGACAACGCCACCCTATGTATCTAACCGAACGGCAGTTTCGACAACTGATAGCCCGGATACGTATGCAGTGAGCGGAGACGGTCAAGGTTGCTTGCCCTTACTCGCTTCTCCGTGTCACAATGTCGTTCTCGGCTCAACGAGAGCTGTAATTACCTTTTTTTGTAGCCCAGTCGTATACAAGCGAAGGCGCGCCGCAATCAAAAGTCTTTCTCTCCTTTCCGCCGTCTGGAGGGCAAGGGCAAATATTGCGAAATCCTACGTGACAGCGCCGCAAATCGGAGAGGCAAAATTAAACATTTAAAGTGCAGCGATATCCTGCGTGTATTGCTGAAGACGGGGGCTGCTTGCAGAATACAAAATTTTCTCGAAGAACTTCCGTGACGTCAGCAGCGTACGTCACTACTGCTGCTGAGCATTTTGTGTGCGTGTAGCTCTTTGACGCAGATGGAGGCCTGTAGGGGGGGGTTAGGGGTGAGAAAAGGGTGGCCGCATAAATATACTCGCATCCGTTGTGCTTACTTCGAAGGCATCATTTATGCCTCACGCACGCACGCTGAATTTGACCAGTGCATCGACGAGTTGGAAAACCTTCGCGCGGCTACCGCGCCGCGTAAAAATAGACCCGCATCGCTTGACCTCGGATTCCGTCGAGGTGCGCTTCGGTACATAACGCCCTCTCTAcatgatttttttttagtttt
This genomic stretch from Dermacentor silvarum isolate Dsil-2018 chromosome 2, BIME_Dsil_1.4, whole genome shotgun sequence harbors:
- the LOC119441835 gene encoding alpha-L-fucosidase — its product is MKFRRTNELKIHVSDPQVGVFVHWGVYSVPAFYSEWFWWHWQMNRTDAVVDFMAQNYRPDFTYPEFAPNFRAEFFDPYYWAHLFKKAGARYVVLTSKHHEGYALWPSNVSWNWNARDVGPRRDLVGDLARAVREVGGMRFGIYYSLYEWFNPFYQRDKAASWTSDDYVRAKVTPELKDIVETYRPDVIWSDGDWEAPDTYWNSTQFLAWLYNDSPVRNSVVVNDRWGINTSCRHGDVYACQDHYNPGKLVPHKWENAMPLDKGDKNAGGSWGYRRNVHVTQYLTIEELIYELVSTISCNGNLLFNIGPASDGTISAAFEERLTQLGAWLAVNGEAVYGSRPWKHQRDQLASQVWYTSKPGQPPAGPTVYAFVLKWPRGSNLTLGALELTDGANITMLGVPDLRLSSAVRKNTESGGGTTALVVTLPPLTPDILPTPWAWVLKVEGAA